A stretch of Pseudomonadota bacterium DNA encodes these proteins:
- a CDS encoding FtsX-like permease family protein has translation MAGSTTRIAWRNLGRNKRRTGLMLLAIAVAQIAVLLMDGLMNGWIDETLDALTGPLVGHVQVHDPAWREEQAPDLVIEDVNQRLAALRALDAVDEAYARVYAPALVAREVDGHAVVVVGVDVELEAREGGLLQGLPEAGRPRGRTVLIGAVLARETGMQVGDELALLGQGADGSMASDLANVGGILQTPVDLINRMGVIMPIEAAQDTFAMPDQAHEITIRGTGPPELAARLAEQVRAVPGFGELEVLPWRELSPELSAFLDIAEVYGLIVLLIVFVAAAAGVMNTMLMATFERRRELGMLLSLGTTPARLVRMILTEGVVMGLLGVLLGSVLGGLLVYWQSQTGINMVLTSEEDVTEMAIYGISFAGDIYPYLRVRDFVPGFVGVSVVSIVAALWPAIHTARLEPMEAMRS, from the coding sequence ATGGCAGGCAGCACCACGCGGATCGCATGGCGCAACCTGGGACGCAACAAGCGCCGCACCGGGCTCATGTTGTTGGCCATCGCCGTGGCTCAGATCGCGGTGCTGCTGATGGATGGGCTCATGAACGGCTGGATCGACGAGACGCTCGACGCGCTCACGGGTCCGCTGGTCGGCCACGTGCAGGTGCATGATCCGGCCTGGCGCGAGGAACAGGCTCCGGACCTGGTGATCGAGGACGTGAACCAGCGGCTCGCTGCGCTGCGGGCGCTGGACGCCGTCGACGAGGCCTACGCGCGTGTCTATGCCCCGGCGCTCGTGGCGCGCGAGGTGGACGGGCACGCGGTGGTCGTGGTGGGCGTCGACGTCGAGCTCGAGGCTCGCGAGGGCGGCCTGTTGCAGGGCCTGCCCGAAGCAGGCCGTCCCCGCGGGCGGACGGTGCTGATCGGCGCGGTGCTGGCGCGCGAAACCGGCATGCAGGTGGGGGACGAGCTCGCCTTGCTCGGCCAGGGGGCGGACGGCTCCATGGCGAGCGACCTGGCCAATGTGGGCGGCATCTTGCAGACGCCCGTGGACCTGATCAACCGCATGGGCGTCATCATGCCGATCGAGGCTGCGCAGGACACGTTTGCCATGCCCGATCAGGCTCACGAGATCACGATTCGTGGCACCGGGCCTCCCGAGCTCGCGGCTCGGCTAGCCGAGCAGGTCAGGGCGGTGCCCGGCTTCGGCGAGCTCGAGGTCTTGCCCTGGCGCGAGCTGTCGCCGGAGCTCTCGGCCTTCCTGGACATCGCCGAGGTGTACGGCCTGATCGTGCTCCTCATCGTGTTCGTAGCCGCGGCTGCGGGGGTCATGAACACGATGCTCATGGCCACGTTCGAGCGGCGGCGCGAGCTGGGCATGCTGCTTTCGCTCGGCACCACTCCCGCACGACTGGTCCGCATGATCCTCACCGAAGGCGTTGTCATGGGCCTTTTGGGCGTGCTGCTCGGCAGCGTGCTCGGCGGGCTCCTGGTCTACTGGCAGAGCCAGACCGGGATCAACATGGTCCTTACCAGCGAAGAAGACGTGACGGAGATGGCGATCTACGGCATCAGCTTCGCCGGGGATATTTACCCCTACCTGCGGGTGCGCGACTTCGTGCCAGGCTTCGTCGGGGTCTCGGTGGTCTCGATCGTGGCCGCGCTCTGGCCGGCCATCCACACGGCTCGCCTCGAGCCCATGGAGGCGATGCGGTCATGA